Genomic DNA from Methanosarcina sp. MTP4:
ACGACACCTTAAAAAGGAATAAAAAACAAAAAAGCAATCAGACCCCCACTATTAAAAACGATCACTAAAAAACGATCACTAAAAAACGATCACTAAAAAACGATCACTAAAAAACGATCACTAAAAAACGATCACTAAAAAACCATCGTTCAATCAGAACAACTCTAAAAACTACACCACCGTTCAACCAAAAAAGAACATAAAACCAATGTTTAAAAAACGACACCGTAAAAACAAAAGCGATCTGTTTCAAAAACTGCACCCAAAAACGGAACAGAAAGCAGGAAAGAATCGGATAATTTTGGGGCCGGTTCTTTCCCCGGTATTCTATTATCTGCACCTACCTTTTTCTGAAGAGTCCCTCTCCTGAGATCCTCCTGAAAAAAATCCTTTGAACCAGACAATTTCCCCAATCAAAAAGCCATAAATCCAAACTTGCCTTCTTTTCCTTGATGATCGAATCCATCAGCTATAAAAGTTCACCAGGTACACAAGTATATCAACTACACAAGCCTGGAGTCCGAATATTTGGATTCGGAATATAACGGACAGACAGATCAGGGGACAGGATTTTGAAACTCAATGTAAAGACCGAGAACCGCATCGAATTAATAGACATCACTGCCGAAGTAAGGGAAGAAGTCAGGAAAAGCGGCATCGAACAGGGCGCGTGTATCCTGAGCACCCGGCACACAACAGCCGGGATAATAGTCAATGAAAACGAAAGCGGACTCAGGGAAGACATCCTTGAGCTTTTGAACAGGCTCGTGCCTGCAGGAGCAGGGTACCGGCATGACAGGATCGACAACAACGGGGATGCACACCTGAAAGCCGTGCTGCTAGGAGCAAGCGAAGCCCTGCCCATAACGGAAGGGAAACTGGAACTCGGGACCTGGCAGAGCATCTTTTTTGCCGAAATGGACGGGCCGAGGAACAGGACCGTGAACGTGACGCTGTTAAGCAGCAAATAAGCGAAAACCATCAGACAGCAAACGAGTTAGAAAAATAGAAACTAAAAAAAAAGATTGAAAGAGAAATCAAAAACTGAAAACAAAAGCTGGAATCAAAAACTGGAATCAAAAACTGGAATCAAAAACCGAAAACAAAAACCGAGAACAAAAGAACTGAAAAAAACCAAAAGAATTTAAGAAAAGAAAGTTCCGGACGGATTGTTACGATCACGTCTGGAAGGAACTTTCCTCTTTATTCAAAATCGTCCAGATGCAGCTGTTTCTTCCTGCACTTTTCCCCGGGGATTTCCACAGGATATTCGCCGGTGAGACAGCCAACACACATGTCATTTCTATTGCAGCCCAGAGCCCGCATAAGCCCATCGATACTCAGGTATCCCAAGGAGTCAGAGTTGATCAGGCCCTCAACCTCTTTTACGGTCTTGTACGAAGCGATCAGCTCCTGCCGGGTCGCCATGTCAATTCCAAGGTAGCAGGGGGCTATAATCGCAGGGCTTCCGATCCGCGCGTGCACTTCGGATGCCCCGACTTTCCGGACCATATCGATGATGCGCCGCGAGGTCGTGCCCCGGACAATGCTGTCGTCCACCAGGACCACTTTCTTGCCTTTGACGTTTTCCTGGATAGCATTCATCTTGAGCCTGACTGCGGTTTCACGCATTTCCTGGCCCGGCAGGATGAAGGTACGGCCTATGTAGCGGTTCTTCATCAGGCCTTCCAGGTATTCAATACCGGATTCCCGGGAATAGCCGATTGCGGACGTAATCCCCGAGTCAGGGACGGGAGAAATGATATCCGCGTCAACCGGGTGCTCTCTTGCGAGTTCCCTGCCTATGTTTTCCCGGATCTTGTAAACAAGCTTTCCGTCGATGATGGAGTCAGGCCTTGCAAAGTAGATAAACTCGAAAACGCAGTGTGCAGGATGAGGTTCATTTGAAACCTGGTGGCTTTCAAAGCCATCTTCCGTAAAGACGACGATTTCCCCTGGCCTGACATCCCGGGTAAGGGTGCCATTAAGGGTGTCCAGAGCTACGCTTTCCGAGGCAATCGCATACCCGCCGTCAACTTCCCCGAAACAAAGGGGTTTGAAGCCGAAGGGGTCCCTGACTGCGTACAGGACGCCGTCAAGCTGGATCGCCAGGGAATAAGAGCCCACAAGCCTGCGCATTACATTCCGAATCGATTCAACGGGTCCGTGCCTTATCAGTTCCTTCACAAGGAGATGCCCGATGAGTTCGGTATCGGAATCACTGACGAAAATCCTGCCCTCACATTCCAGCTCATCCTTGAGGTTCCTGGCGTTGACCAGGTTCCCGTTATGGGCAATGGCGATTGTCCCGCCTTTGAAATTAAGAATGAAGGGCTGGCAGTTTTCAATCTTTGACCCGCCGGTAGTGGAATATCGGACGTGCCCGATACCCACGTGCCCTGACAGGTGCTTTAGGGATTCCTTAGTATAAACATCCGGCACAAGTCCCATGCCCTTGATGGAATGGGGAACCGCACCGTCGTACACCACTATACCCGTGGATTCCTGCCCCCTGTGTTGGAGAGCATAGAGAGCATAGTAAAGCTTGAATGCGACGGTACTGGATTGAGGCTTGCTCTCGGGGAGAATAATACCTGCAACCCCGCATTCTTCTTTCAATATGAACCTCCGGTTCAGGTAAAAAATAGTAAAAGTGGGGTAGTCAGGTTCAATACTTGCACTTTGCCTTCCACTTATAGCTTCTCATGCGAGGCGTTTTTCCAAAACCACATGAGGTACACTGTTTTGTATGCACATTATAAGATACACTGCCGCATCTCCTGCATTTGACATGCGTGTGTTTCTGCTTTTTTCCCATTGATGCAGTACCTTTACTCATTCCTAAATCTCCTGATAAAAATCAACATATTTTAAAGTAACATCTGATTGTTCGAAGCGATTTCGTTATTCCGGATTGTTTTTTGCGGCTCGTTTTTAAAATTCCAATGCTCGCAAAGTTGAACGTTAATAGATTAAGTGCTTGATATAGATTACGGAGATACGTATACCACGTTGTCTCCTCGAATGACAACACTGCTAAACTTGCTGACGATTTCTCCGTCACGTAATTCTTCAGCGTTATCAAGCACGAGGTTCATGTGAATATCATATCCTTTAAGTTCACCTCTAAACTCACGTGCGCCTTTCAATCGAACGATTACAGGTGTATCCAATGCATTGTTTAAAATATCCAGAGGTCGGTTTGCCATCCTTAAAATCCCCTACAAATATTATAAATCGACTCATTATCTATATCAATATAAATAGTTAATCCAGACTTAAACCAATCGCTATTCTAAATGCAAGATTGCCTGCATCAAAGTTGTAAATACAATATATAAAACTATCGAAGCGGAATACTCTTATTAAAAGCATCTATTTAAAGGAAGCAGAAACATTCGCATAAAGTAAATACTCTCACAAATACCCATTCATAAATAAAAGCGTTTACGGATAAAAGCGTTCACGAATAAGCGTGCACAAAGAAACATGCTCACAAATAAGAACGTTCATGAAATAAACAAACTCGAAAATAAATATGCCCAAAAGCTCTCCCCGGAGAAACAGATCCAAAAGCCACCAAACCAAAAAACAAGAGGATTAGAATGACAGGAAAGCCCGCCACACCAGAAAAGCCCATTGTAATGACAATCGCAGGTTCGGACTCCGGAGGAGGAGCCGGGATCGCTGCTGACCTCAAGACCTTTGCAGCCCTCGGGGTGCACGGGACCTGCGCCATTACCTCGGTCACGGCCCAGAACACCACAGGAGTCCTCAATGCCTTTGACCTGGCCCCCGCCGCCGTTTCCGCCCAGATCGAAGCGGTCTGTACGGATATGGATGTCCGGTGGGTAAAGACGGGTATGCTCGCCTCTTCCGGGATCATCAGGGAGGTTGCGGCAGGGGTAAAAAAGCACGGGCTTTCCCTTGTAATCGACCCTGTGATGGCTGCCGAAGCCGGAGGTGACCTCCTCCGAAAAGAAGCCCTATCCACCCTTATCGAAGAACTACTCCCCCTTTGCAAAGTCACGACCCCGAACGCCGCCGAAGCAGGCGCAATTGCCGGGATCCCCGTCAAAACCCCGGAAGACGCAAAGGCGGCGGCAAGAAAAATCGCGGATCTGGGAGCCGGAGCAGTGGTCGTTACCGGCGGGCACCTGGACGCAACAGACCTGCTCTATGAAGCAGACAGCGGCACCTTCACCCGGGTTCCAGGGGACTTTGTCAAAGGAGGGACTCACGGCTCTGGCTGCACCTACTCTTCAGCAATGACCGCATACCTTGCCAGGGGAGAAAGCCTGGAAACAGCCACATGGGAAGCAAAAAAGTTTGTGGTACAGGCAATCCTGAAGAGCATTCCCGCAGGCAGGGGGGTGAACCCCATAAACCCCATAGGCAAGACCCTGGAAGAAATGGAGCGCTACCGGGTCCTCAGGGACGTGAAAGCTGCAGTCTCCATCCTTACTGAGAGCCCCGATTTTGCAAAACTGGTCGCCGAGGTAGGCTGCAACATAGGGATGGGTATTCCCGGCGCTGAAGCCTGCGAGGACGTCGCTGCCGTGGAGGGCAGGATAGTAAGGTACAGGAACAGGGCAATGCCCGTGGGCTGCGTGGACTTCGGGGCAAGCCAGCACGTTGCAAGGATCATTCTCGCCGCCCTCCGCTACGACCCCCGGATTAGGGCAGCCGTAAACGTCAGGTACTCCGAAAAAGTCCTTGCCGCCTGCAGGGAAATAGGACTTACGGTTTCTTCCTTTGATAGGGAAAAAGAACCTGAAAACGTAAGCTCCATGGACTGGGGCACGGCCGAGGCAATAAGGGTTTACGAGAGCGTACCTGACATGATTTATGATGAAGGCGGCGCAGGAAAAGAACCCATGGTCCGCCTGCTCGGCACTAGCGCCACGGAAGTTGCAAAACTTGCGGTGAAACTTGCCGGCAGCTTGGAATAAAAAGCCTCATGCAGGCTTTCTTATTTCCATACCCCATTTTCAACACCCGTTTTCAACAGTTTAGTATCAGAATTCTTTATTTTCGGAATCCATTTTTTATTTCTGCATTCGGTTTTATTTCCAATATTAGATTCTATTTGGCATTTTCAATATCCTACAGATTTTCGATCCTGCAGTCCTTCATTCAATTCTACAAATTATGGACCCAAAATCCAGGAGTTGCCGCTTTTTCCGGACGAAAAAAACGCCGCTCTTAACAAAGTATAGATGTATAGGACATACACCACGTCTGCCGAGGAGGTAACAATTAAATACGGCAAGGTACAAACCTGTACAAAAAAATAGCCATTCACGCATATACAGAAAAGGGATAACATGGAACAGACAAAAATAATCCTTGACGAGAACGAAATGCCAAAAAGGTGGTATAACGTTCTTCCCGACCTCCCCACCCCTCTGGAACCCCCTCTTGATCCAAAAACACGGGAAGTGATGAGTCCCGAGGCCCTGGAACCTATTTTTCCAAAGGAGCTTATCAGGCAGGAGATGAGCAGTGACAGGTACATCAACATCCCCAAAGAGGTCCTTGAAATATACAGGCTCTGGAGGCCAAGCCCTCTTTACAGGGCCCACCAGCTTGAAAAGCTCCTCAAGACCCCTGCGAAGATCTATTACAAATATGAAGGGGTAAGCCCGGCAGGCAGCCACAAGACTAACACATCCATTGCCCAGACTTATTACAACATGAAAGAGGGCACGGAAAGGATAACCACCGAAACAGGAGCAGGGCAGTGGGGAAGTGCGCTGTCCCTTGCCTGCAACTATTTCGATATCGAGTGCAAAGTCTACATGGTCCGTTCCAGTTTCTACCAGAAACCCTACCGGAAATCCCTCATAACCCTCTGGGGCGGAAACGTAGTCCCTTCCCCGAGCCCGGACACGGAATTCGGGAGATGGGTCCTGAAAGAACAGCCCGATACTCCGGGAACCCTGGGAATTGCCATAAGTGAAGCCGTGGAAGATGCCGCACTTAATGAGAACACTAAATATTCCCTCGGAAGCGTCCTGAACCATGTGGTACTGCACCAGACCATTATCGGGGAAGAGAGTAAAAAGCAGCTTGCCCAGGTGGAAACGTACCCTGACATTGTAATCGGGTGTTGCGGCGGGGGAAGTAACCTGGGGGGCATCGCTCTTGAGTACGTAAAAGACAAGCTTGAAGGCAAACATGATGCAAAAGTGATTGCAGTGGAACCCACGTCCTGTCCCACCCTTACGAAAGGAGAATACAGGTATGACTTCGGGGACACGGCTGAAATGACCCCGCTTCTCAAGATGTACACCCTCGGGCACACCCATGTCCCGCCCGCCATCCATGCAGGGGGACTTCGCTACCACGGGGACTCCCCGATCGTAAGCAAACTCCACGCCGAAGGTTTAATTGACGCCGTTTCCTACGGGCAGAAGACCGTGTTCGAAGCTGCGGTCCAGTTTGCCCGCACGGAAGGAATTGTGCCGGCTCCGGAATCTTCTCATGCCATACGCTGTGCAATCGACGAAGCTCTCAAGTGCAAGCAGACCGGGGAAGAGAAAACAATCCTCTTCAACCTGAGCGGACACGGGCACTTTGACATGGCCTCCTATGACAAATACTTCAACGGCGAAATGGAATAAACGGCTCGTAAGAAGAGAGGCGAAACATAAAAGCGGCCTGTAAAAGCAATCTGTAAAAACGACCTGAAAAAAGAAGGCAGGCCGATAAAAGGGATTTTTGAAATCGGGGCAAAGCTAAACAGGCTTCTGCCCCATGAATTTCCATTTTTAAAATCAAGTAAAAAGTCAGAAAAAGCCGCTTACTCTATCTGCTTCAGGTTCAGTATATACATCACCATCTTCGAGTTCAGCTTGCTTTCTTTTGCTACCTTTTCTGCTACCTCTTCGGCAGGAACCCCTTCGCCCTTCATGTCCTTTATTTTCTCGATTACGGAAGAGGGTACGGTGTAATATTCATTTATGTCCTTCCTGTGCCCCCAGACATCACCTTCCATTAACTCGACTTTCTGCATTTCCAGAAACATTTCGATTGATTTCGAAATAGTCCGTTTGTAGGACCTGGGAAGCTGGACGACCTCGAGTTTCGGGCAGGTCTCTACAAGCAGGAAAATGTCCTTGTTTGAAGGCCTGAACGCTAGATGGACTACCCTCTCGTTAGGGTTCAATGAGATGATCTCATCTCTTGAGCTGACAACTCTGATTTTCATTCTAATCCCCCACATATCTTCGATTAAATCAAAGACTAATAAA
This window encodes:
- a CDS encoding secondary thiamine-phosphate synthase enzyme YjbQ translates to MKLNVKTENRIELIDITAEVREEVRKSGIEQGACILSTRHTTAGIIVNENESGLREDILELLNRLVPAGAGYRHDRIDNNGDAHLKAVLLGASEALPITEGKLELGTWQSIFFAEMDGPRNRTVNVTLLSSK
- the purF gene encoding amidophosphoribosyltransferase, with amino-acid sequence MKEECGVAGIILPESKPQSSTVAFKLYYALYALQHRGQESTGIVVYDGAVPHSIKGMGLVPDVYTKESLKHLSGHVGIGHVRYSTTGGSKIENCQPFILNFKGGTIAIAHNGNLVNARNLKDELECEGRIFVSDSDTELIGHLLVKELIRHGPVESIRNVMRRLVGSYSLAIQLDGVLYAVRDPFGFKPLCFGEVDGGYAIASESVALDTLNGTLTRDVRPGEIVVFTEDGFESHQVSNEPHPAHCVFEFIYFARPDSIIDGKLVYKIRENIGRELAREHPVDADIISPVPDSGITSAIGYSRESGIEYLEGLMKNRYIGRTFILPGQEMRETAVRLKMNAIQENVKGKKVVLVDDSIVRGTTSRRIIDMVRKVGASEVHARIGSPAIIAPCYLGIDMATRQELIASYKTVKEVEGLINSDSLGYLSIDGLMRALGCNRNDMCVGCLTGEYPVEIPGEKCRKKQLHLDDFE
- a CDS encoding 50S ribosomal protein L37e, translating into MSKGTASMGKKQKHTHVKCRRCGSVSYNVHTKQCTSCGFGKTPRMRSYKWKAKCKY
- a CDS encoding LSm family protein; protein product: MANRPLDILNNALDTPVIVRLKGAREFRGELKGYDIHMNLVLDNAEELRDGEIVSKFSSVVIRGDNVVYVSP
- the thiD gene encoding bifunctional hydroxymethylpyrimidine kinase/phosphomethylpyrimidine kinase, coding for MTGKPATPEKPIVMTIAGSDSGGGAGIAADLKTFAALGVHGTCAITSVTAQNTTGVLNAFDLAPAAVSAQIEAVCTDMDVRWVKTGMLASSGIIREVAAGVKKHGLSLVIDPVMAAEAGGDLLRKEALSTLIEELLPLCKVTTPNAAEAGAIAGIPVKTPEDAKAAARKIADLGAGAVVVTGGHLDATDLLYEADSGTFTRVPGDFVKGGTHGSGCTYSSAMTAYLARGESLETATWEAKKFVVQAILKSIPAGRGVNPINPIGKTLEEMERYRVLRDVKAAVSILTESPDFAKLVAEVGCNIGMGIPGAEACEDVAAVEGRIVRYRNRAMPVGCVDFGASQHVARIILAALRYDPRIRAAVNVRYSEKVLAACREIGLTVSSFDREKEPENVSSMDWGTAEAIRVYESVPDMIYDEGGAGKEPMVRLLGTSATEVAKLAVKLAGSLE
- a CDS encoding TrpB-like pyridoxal phosphate-dependent enzyme, encoding MEQTKIILDENEMPKRWYNVLPDLPTPLEPPLDPKTREVMSPEALEPIFPKELIRQEMSSDRYINIPKEVLEIYRLWRPSPLYRAHQLEKLLKTPAKIYYKYEGVSPAGSHKTNTSIAQTYYNMKEGTERITTETGAGQWGSALSLACNYFDIECKVYMVRSSFYQKPYRKSLITLWGGNVVPSPSPDTEFGRWVLKEQPDTPGTLGIAISEAVEDAALNENTKYSLGSVLNHVVLHQTIIGEESKKQLAQVETYPDIVIGCCGGGSNLGGIALEYVKDKLEGKHDAKVIAVEPTSCPTLTKGEYRYDFGDTAEMTPLLKMYTLGHTHVPPAIHAGGLRYHGDSPIVSKLHAEGLIDAVSYGQKTVFEAAVQFARTEGIVPAPESSHAIRCAIDEALKCKQTGEEKTILFNLSGHGHFDMASYDKYFNGEME
- a CDS encoding DUF1699 family protein, producing the protein MKIRVVSSRDEIISLNPNERVVHLAFRPSNKDIFLLVETCPKLEVVQLPRSYKRTISKSIEMFLEMQKVELMEGDVWGHRKDINEYYTVPSSVIEKIKDMKGEGVPAEEVAEKVAKESKLNSKMVMYILNLKQIE